The Manihot esculenta cultivar AM560-2 chromosome 17, M.esculenta_v8, whole genome shotgun sequence genome contains the following window.
tttaatttaaatttgagaatTAATTTCTTGCCCATCTTTTCCGTATAGCAATGTTTTTCACTAAATTTGATTAGATTTATTATaatccagaaaaaaaaaacttgaattTTTTTGCAATAATCTCCaagtaatatatttattgtaGAATTATTCTTGATAACAAATGAAACTATAATGCtaaatttttcttattctttgatAATCATATATACTTGGCTCAAATGCATTCatgtcaaattattttataaaaaatattttttaaatataaattatttttttttaaataaacgaatccttaattaaataatatatctatGCATAAAGAATTTCAGTGCAGAAAGTGGAGTGAACAAAAGAAGAGATTGAGGCTTTTTTTTTTGATGAATTGATAAGGTGTCCTTGTTGGCCGCTTTAATCCTATATATAGAGAAAGACATGATGGGTTCAGATAGACTCGTACGCATATTGAAAACCAGCCACCCACATCAATGTGATAAAAAGAGAGTATCTCTACACATCAGAATTCATTACTTTTATCACCCAAATACATGCACCACGAGGGATATTCAGCAGCTTCAAGGAAACTCATGGGGCAGCCACTGCACTATGAGAAAtcgtagaaaataaataaaagtgtgGTCTACATACACGAGTAATATCAGAAATATGTTGAGTCCAATGGCAGCTGCTACTATTCCAAGCTTATGCCAATGAGAATGAGCAAAGTAAAATCCCTGATGGGCCagatttcctttttcttcttcatatgACAAGCCGcagatacatatatatatatatatattataaaagtaaattatCATGGTTAATGTCTTATTCATAATGATGAAGCCGCCTGTATTTTCCACCTTACTTTTTCCTAATCAATCCGCTAATGGAGCGACTAATTTCTTTTCTGTAGTTTGGAAGAATTTTCGTGCCGTTCACGACACCTTTTTAATGCtctatatatgtgtgtgtttggatttttcttattcttttgcTTTCCACACACTTGAGGGTTTGGCccattttcttttgtgatttttggaCGCCttactctttttcttttatatatacacCGCTCTCTCTTCCCCATTAGACCTTCCTctacttcttctttttcttctttgtctGTTCCTGTTTTCTGCACTGCTTTTTCCATGGAAAAGTTCCAAATGTTATTTCCTTTTTCATCGACAGGGCCTTCTTATCCTGTATCGTCATCCGCAGCAAATTCTCATGTTTTTAACAACTTTCAAGGTGATCCTTCAAATGGATTCTTGGGATTGAAGATAGACAATCAAGTAGAAGTAGCACCAAGAACAGAAGTCAAGAACCTTAACTCATCATCAGAAGGTGCAAGCTTTGCAACTGGGTCTGAAGCTGATCTAAAACCAGGcaaaaagaaaggagaaaagaagatTAGAAAACCCAGATATGCTTTTCAAACTAGGAGCCAGGTTGATATACTAGATGATGGTTATCGATGGAGGAAATATGGCCAAAAAGCTGTGAAAAACAACAAATTCCCAAGGTAATTTGTTCTTTTTTCTACCAAAGCTCAGAtttaccattttttttttcttttcacctTAAATCTTCCCATTTAGCTAATCATCAGATCACACTATATATAATCCTCTATTACTCTCTTGGGACCTGCTAGATCCACCAGTAGACAAGAGGTGGAAAGTCTGTCCTTTTCAGACTAGGGTTACGTGTTAGACGGTCTTGCAACATATCTGTTGAGCTTTGATTTATCATAATAAGATGTCCACAGAGTACTCGCGATCCCTCATAATAATTTTCAAAAGAATTCAAATACCAAATATATTCTCTCCTCACACAAAATTTCACTAAATTTTT
Protein-coding sequences here:
- the LOC110604766 gene encoding probable WRKY transcription factor 75; this translates as MEKFQMLFPFSSTGPSYPVSSSAANSHVFNNFQGDPSNGFLGLKIDNQVEVAPRTEVKNLNSSSEGASFATGSEADLKPGKKKGEKKIRKPRYAFQTRSQVDILDDGYRWRKYGQKAVKNNKFPRSYYRCTHQGCNVKKQVQRLTKDEGIVVTTYEGMHTHPIEKTTDNFEHILSQMQIYTPF